Proteins encoded by one window of Brevibacterium atlanticum:
- a CDS encoding ComEA family DNA-binding protein, with amino-acid sequence MAVSPDDRFAGLLGASAERGGWVPGDVFTADSSGEEEAVEPRRVRLPVLVAVAIATVGVLVLAFFLFRPASSHSPTGTQAGEQAHGSDGADPATASAASPAGGTPGPAGGAQGAGAEGAGAASAAPSGEVIVHVTGAVREPSVVTLKAGARVQDAVEAAGGLSAGADAESINLARVLADGEQIHIPKEGEAAPEDSAADQGAGGGSPDGAEAAGNGPPGEGGAPGAGGKIDLNTADAAALETLPGVGPVTAEAIIAHRESQPFASVDDLLLVKGIGPKTFESLRDFVTVG; translated from the coding sequence ATGGCAGTGTCTCCGGATGATCGATTCGCCGGCCTTCTCGGCGCCAGTGCCGAACGCGGCGGCTGGGTGCCCGGAGACGTCTTCACCGCCGACTCCTCCGGCGAGGAAGAGGCCGTGGAGCCCCGCCGGGTCCGTCTGCCTGTGCTCGTGGCGGTCGCGATCGCCACGGTCGGCGTCCTCGTCCTCGCCTTCTTCCTGTTCCGCCCCGCATCTTCGCACTCACCCACCGGCACTCAAGCCGGCGAGCAGGCGCACGGATCGGACGGGGCGGACCCGGCGACCGCCTCGGCGGCCTCACCCGCCGGTGGAACCCCCGGGCCAGCTGGGGGAGCGCAAGGAGCCGGTGCCGAAGGCGCGGGCGCAGCCTCGGCAGCCCCGTCCGGCGAGGTCATCGTTCACGTCACCGGGGCGGTGAGGGAGCCGTCGGTGGTCACGCTCAAGGCCGGTGCTCGCGTCCAGGACGCCGTCGAAGCCGCGGGCGGTCTGAGTGCCGGTGCCGATGCCGAGTCGATCAATCTCGCCCGCGTCCTCGCAGACGGTGAGCAGATCCACATTCCGAAGGAAGGAGAAGCAGCACCCGAGGATTCTGCCGCGGATCAGGGCGCAGGAGGCGGCTCGCCAGACGGTGCGGAAGCGGCCGGCAATGGGCCACCAGGGGAGGGAGGAGCACCGGGCGCGGGCGGCAAGATCGATCTCAACACCGCTGATGCGGCGGCCCTCGAAACCCTGCCCGGCGTCGGTCCGGTCACCGCTGAAGCCATCATCGCTCACCGCGAGTCTCAGCCGTTCGCCTCCGTTGATGACTTACTGCTCGTCAAAGGCATCGGGCCGAAGACCTTCGAGAGTCTCAGAGACTTTGTCACCGTCGGCTGA
- the nadE gene encoding ammonia-dependent NAD(+) synthetase translates to MTNDRAQDEIRHALGVRPEIDPATEIERRVEFLVDYVLTTGAKGLVLGISGGQDSTLAGRLCQLAVEDLRRRGAPAEFWAVRLPHHVQADEQDAQDALSFIRADHEMAINIGAATDAAAEEYATATGEPITDFGKGNVKARMRMIAQFELAGEKRLLVVGTDHAAEAVTGFFTKFGDGAADVIPLSGLNKRQGRELLSHLGAPEHLIVKTPTADLLDDEPGQTDESSLGLSYDQIDDFLEGKEIEPAAASALIEKYRRSEHKRRTPVAPTDTWWIRH, encoded by the coding sequence ATGACGAACGACAGAGCTCAGGACGAGATCCGGCACGCCCTCGGTGTGCGACCAGAGATCGACCCGGCCACGGAGATCGAGCGGAGGGTCGAATTCCTCGTCGACTATGTGCTCACCACCGGGGCCAAGGGGCTGGTGCTGGGCATCAGCGGCGGGCAGGACTCGACTCTGGCCGGGCGTCTGTGTCAGCTTGCTGTGGAGGATCTGCGCCGGCGCGGAGCTCCAGCCGAGTTCTGGGCCGTGCGCCTGCCCCACCACGTCCAGGCCGATGAGCAGGATGCCCAGGACGCGCTGTCGTTCATCCGCGCCGACCATGAGATGGCCATCAACATCGGTGCGGCCACCGATGCCGCCGCCGAGGAGTACGCCACGGCGACGGGTGAGCCGATCACCGACTTCGGCAAGGGCAACGTCAAGGCGCGGATGCGCATGATCGCCCAGTTCGAGCTGGCAGGGGAGAAGCGCCTCCTCGTCGTGGGCACCGATCACGCCGCCGAGGCGGTCACCGGGTTCTTCACGAAGTTCGGCGACGGTGCTGCCGACGTCATCCCCCTGTCGGGGCTGAATAAGCGGCAGGGACGAGAGCTGCTGAGCCACCTCGGTGCTCCCGAGCATCTCATCGTCAAGACCCCGACGGCGGATCTGCTCGACGACGAACCCGGGCAGACCGACGAGTCATCGCTGGGTCTCAGCTACGACCAGATCGACGACTTCCTCGAGGGGAAGGAGATCGAGCCCGCGGCCGCCTCGGCGCTCATCGAGAAGTACCGCCGGTCCGAGCACAAGCGGCGCACACCGGTGGCGCCGACGGACACCTGGTGGATCCGGCACTGA
- a CDS encoding DedA family protein — MPISLATGSAPDFVLTSEGGAAENLSGFSAWTVTIMEALGPLGVGFMVFLDNIFPPIPSELVLPLAGFTSSQGQMNIVLAIVCATLGSLIGAIILWALGKWIGIERIARIAVKMPLVDVDDVHKTVDWFDRHGDKAVFFGRMIPIFRSLISIPAGMRDMRLVKFVTLTTAGSAIWNTILIVAGFYLGENWAVVETYAGYFQKIVIIAVVVFVIVWIVLKVRKHRRKRAAGIDDSGADVIEPGEFDS; from the coding sequence ATGCCGATTTCTCTAGCAACCGGTTCTGCTCCCGATTTCGTGCTCACCTCCGAGGGCGGTGCTGCTGAGAACCTCAGCGGGTTCTCCGCCTGGACGGTGACCATCATGGAAGCCCTGGGGCCGCTCGGCGTCGGGTTCATGGTGTTCCTCGACAACATCTTTCCGCCGATCCCCAGCGAACTCGTTCTGCCCCTGGCCGGATTCACTTCGAGTCAGGGCCAGATGAACATCGTGCTGGCCATCGTCTGCGCGACCCTGGGCTCGCTGATCGGCGCGATCATCCTCTGGGCCCTGGGCAAGTGGATCGGCATCGAGCGCATCGCCCGCATCGCCGTGAAGATGCCTCTCGTCGACGTCGACGATGTCCACAAAACCGTCGACTGGTTCGATCGGCACGGCGACAAGGCCGTGTTCTTCGGCAGGATGATCCCGATCTTCCGGTCCCTGATCTCGATTCCGGCGGGAATGCGGGACATGCGACTGGTCAAGTTCGTGACCCTGACGACGGCCGGCAGCGCGATCTGGAACACCATCCTCATCGTCGCCGGCTTCTACCTGGGGGAGAACTGGGCAGTCGTCGAGACCTACGCCGGGTACTTCCAGAAGATCGTCATCATCGCCGTGGTCGTCTTCGTCATCGTGTGGATCGTGCTCAAGGTCCGCAAGCACCGGCGGAAGCGTGCTGCGGGCATCGACGATTCCGGTGCCGACGTCATCGAGCCCGGAGAATTCGACTCCTGA
- a CDS encoding AMP-dependent synthetase/ligase, protein MSPTTMPQSSTPVVGFEVDTTSSTTDVFLRTVAEDPSRPMVAKPDGEGWLELSAAEFLAEVKAAAKGLIALGIGVGDRIAIFGPTAYEWTLSDFAVWYAGGISVPFYDTSSEAQLNWMLTDADVSRGLVATREHADRVRAAAAAAGRPEPALRVWEDGAFADLAEAGKDITDEELEAARSQVGSDSVATIIYTSGTTGKPKGCVLTHANFVQTGQAARHQIPSVLDTAMRCLLFLPQAHVFARFIEVLAINNGALLAHQSDLTKLTDAMGSFHPTFILGVPRVFEKVFNSALATAQAGGNEKIFRRAEQVAVAYSKALDTGKVPMGLKLQHTLFDRLVYRKLRAAMGDNVTHAVSGGGALGAHLGHFFRGLGIIVLEGYGLTETTAPITVNVPEKSKIGTVGVPLPGVSVAIAPDGEVLAKGVPIFREYWNNPEATAKEFHDGWFGTGDLGSLDEDGYLTISGRKKEILVTSSGKNVAPAPLEDVLRRHPLVGQPVLIGENRKFISALIFLDSEMLPGWLKNHDLPQMDLREAASDDTIHAEVAKAVEQVNKTVSRAEGIKKFTILPIELTEENGYLSAKQSVKRHLINKDFAEDIEAIYAD, encoded by the coding sequence ATGAGCCCAACGACAATGCCGCAGTCGTCAACCCCCGTCGTCGGCTTCGAGGTCGATACCACCTCCTCGACCACCGATGTCTTCCTCCGCACAGTTGCCGAGGATCCGAGCCGTCCGATGGTCGCCAAGCCCGACGGGGAGGGATGGCTCGAACTGTCGGCCGCTGAATTCCTCGCCGAGGTGAAGGCGGCGGCGAAGGGGCTCATCGCCCTGGGTATCGGCGTCGGCGACCGGATCGCCATCTTCGGTCCCACCGCTTATGAATGGACGCTGAGCGACTTCGCCGTGTGGTACGCCGGCGGCATCTCCGTGCCGTTCTACGACACCTCGTCCGAAGCACAGCTGAACTGGATGCTCACCGACGCCGATGTCTCTCGTGGACTCGTCGCCACCCGCGAACACGCCGATCGGGTACGCGCAGCCGCCGCTGCCGCCGGACGCCCCGAGCCTGCGCTCAGGGTCTGGGAGGACGGCGCATTCGCCGATCTCGCCGAGGCCGGCAAGGACATCACCGATGAGGAGCTTGAGGCCGCTCGCTCCCAGGTCGGATCAGACTCCGTGGCTACGATCATCTACACCTCGGGCACCACCGGCAAGCCGAAGGGCTGTGTGCTCACGCACGCGAACTTCGTCCAGACCGGGCAGGCGGCCCGCCACCAGATCCCCAGCGTCCTCGACACGGCGATGCGGTGCCTGCTGTTCCTGCCCCAGGCGCACGTCTTCGCGCGCTTCATCGAGGTCCTCGCGATCAACAACGGTGCCCTGCTGGCCCACCAGTCGGACCTGACCAAGCTCACCGATGCGATGGGCAGCTTCCACCCGACGTTCATCCTCGGTGTCCCCCGCGTCTTCGAGAAGGTCTTCAACTCTGCGCTGGCCACCGCTCAGGCCGGCGGCAATGAGAAGATCTTCCGCCGGGCCGAGCAGGTCGCCGTCGCCTATTCGAAGGCACTCGACACCGGCAAGGTGCCGATGGGCCTCAAGCTTCAGCACACCCTCTTCGACAGGCTCGTCTATCGGAAGCTGCGTGCGGCCATGGGCGACAACGTCACCCATGCCGTCTCCGGCGGCGGGGCACTCGGAGCCCACCTGGGTCACTTCTTCCGCGGACTCGGGATCATCGTCTTAGAAGGCTACGGACTCACCGAGACCACCGCACCGATCACCGTGAACGTTCCCGAGAAGTCGAAGATCGGCACCGTCGGCGTTCCGCTGCCGGGAGTGTCGGTGGCGATCGCTCCGGACGGCGAAGTCCTGGCCAAGGGTGTGCCGATCTTCCGTGAGTACTGGAACAACCCGGAGGCCACGGCCAAGGAGTTCCACGACGGCTGGTTCGGCACCGGTGACCTCGGATCCCTCGACGAGGACGGGTATCTCACGATCAGCGGGCGCAAGAAGGAGATCCTCGTGACCTCCAGCGGCAAGAACGTCGCTCCCGCACCGCTTGAGGATGTGCTGCGCCGTCATCCGCTGGTCGGGCAGCCTGTGCTCATCGGCGAGAACCGCAAGTTCATCTCTGCCCTCATCTTCCTCGACTCGGAGATGCTGCCTGGCTGGCTGAAGAACCATGACCTGCCGCAGATGGATCTGCGCGAAGCCGCCTCGGACGATACGATCCACGCCGAGGTTGCCAAGGCCGTCGAGCAGGTGAATAAGACCGTCTCGCGCGCCGAGGGAATCAAGAAGTTCACGATCCTGCCGATCGAACTGACCGAGGAGAACGGCTACCTCTCGGCCAAGCAGTCGGTCAAGCGCCACCTCATCAACAAGGACTTCGCCGAGGACATCGAGGCGATCTACGCGGACTGA
- a CDS encoding glutathione S-transferase family protein yields the protein MSGDTDHTPSYVAEGQEFNRDTNYIEDRILDDPDAQWPVEPGRYRLIAARACPWANRTIIVRRLLGLEDVISLGMPGPTHDARSWTFDLDPGRVDPVLGIERLQQAFFARYPDYPRGITVPAMVDIPTGVVVTNDFPQITEDFSTQWTDYHREGAPNLWPEESRDEMAKVMRHIYTEINNGVYRCGFAGSQAAYEAAFDRLFAALDIVEERLNTSRFLMGETITEADVRLFTTLARFDPVYFGHFKCNRQPLTAFENLWGYARDLYQTPGFGDTIDFVQIKQHYYIVHQDVNPTQIVPQGPDLAGWLSDHGRDRKFGGSPFGDGTPPGPVKPGEEVPFDHTAAAWTK from the coding sequence ATGTCCGGCGACACCGATCACACGCCCAGCTACGTGGCCGAGGGACAGGAATTCAACCGGGACACGAACTACATCGAAGACCGCATCCTCGACGATCCCGATGCGCAGTGGCCCGTCGAACCCGGCCGCTACCGCCTCATCGCCGCCCGTGCGTGCCCGTGGGCCAACCGCACGATCATCGTCCGCCGGCTCCTCGGGCTCGAGGACGTCATCTCGCTCGGTATGCCCGGCCCCACCCACGATGCACGGTCCTGGACCTTCGACCTCGACCCGGGCCGCGTCGACCCGGTGCTCGGCATCGAACGCCTGCAGCAGGCATTCTTCGCCCGATACCCCGACTATCCGCGCGGCATCACCGTGCCCGCCATGGTCGACATTCCCACCGGCGTCGTCGTGACCAATGACTTCCCACAGATCACCGAGGACTTCTCCACCCAATGGACCGACTATCACCGTGAGGGCGCCCCGAATCTCTGGCCCGAGGAGTCACGGGACGAGATGGCTAAGGTCATGCGCCACATCTACACGGAGATCAACAACGGCGTCTACCGGTGCGGATTCGCCGGATCCCAAGCAGCCTACGAGGCGGCTTTCGACCGTCTGTTCGCCGCCCTCGACATCGTCGAAGAGCGCCTGAACACGTCTCGCTTCCTCATGGGTGAGACCATCACCGAGGCGGACGTCCGTCTCTTCACCACGCTCGCCCGCTTCGACCCGGTCTACTTCGGTCACTTCAAGTGCAACCGTCAGCCGCTGACGGCGTTCGAGAACCTCTGGGGCTACGCCCGGGACCTCTACCAGACGCCCGGATTCGGAGACACCATCGACTTCGTGCAGATCAAACAGCACTACTACATCGTCCACCAAGACGTGAACCCGACGCAGATCGTTCCCCAGGGGCCCGACCTCGCGGGTTGGCTCAGCGATCACGGACGCGACCGGAAGTTCGGCGGTTCGCCCTTCGGTGACGGCACGCCTCCGGGTCCGGTCAAGCCGGGCGAAGAGGTGCCGTTCGACCACACCGCCGCCGCCTGGACGAAGTGA
- the leuS gene encoding leucine--tRNA ligase — translation MTTNPEETGFRYDAALAEKIEKSWQRTWETSGTFHTPNPTGDLSEPASQDTPSPYSPPADLSERESLYIMDMFPYPSGAGLHVGHPLGYLGTDVYGRYQRMRGHNVMHALSYDAFGLPADLYAVQTGQHPRITTDANISNMTEQLRRLGLAHDVRRRFATTDDEFVKWTQWIFLQIFNSWYDPEADTPDGEATGRARPIETLIDQFASGARPTPDGRAWSDLSGAEREDVLQGYRLAYVSESPVNWCPGLGTVLANEEVTAEGLSERGNYPVFTRRLRQWNMRITAYADRLIDDLDALDWPNAIHAMQVNWIGRSKGALLRLPVAGDAASEIEVYTTRPDTLFGATYLVLSPEHPQVASLTGTAWDESTPESWRGRQATPAEAIAAYQRAAAAKTDADRQQSREKTGIFTGSYALNPATGDEVPIFVADYVLMGYGTGAIMAVPAEDARDWDFAKAFGLPYIRTVQPPADHDEDTPFTGTGVMINSANAEIDINGLDITEAKAAVTTWLAGKGLATESTQYRLRDWLFSRQRYWGEPFPIVYDENGTPIALPDEMLPVQLPEVDDFAPRTYAPDDADSRPEPALSRNAEWTSVELDLGDGPKTYQRETNTMPNWAGSSWYQLRYADPHNDSRLVDPANEEYWLGPRASKPRGGADLYVGGQEHAVLHLLYARFWHKVLFDLGHISSSEPFHRLVNQGYIQAYAYTDARGVYVPAAEVEERTESNGELTFWYDGAQVNREYGKIGKSLKNSVMPDEMYDAYGADTFRVYEMSMGPLEQDRPWETRAVVGAHRFLQRVWRLFVDETTGESVVRAGEADDESLKVLHQVIDGVREDMDHLRFNTAISKLIVLTNHATKQGGATRDLLEPLTVMLAPFAPHLAEELWARLGYESTVTYAAFPEVDPRYLVADTVTCVVQVKGKVRARLEVDPDIDAAELEKLALESPNAVKALGGAGVRKVIVRAPKLVNIVPDA, via the coding sequence ATGACGACGAACCCTGAGGAGACCGGTTTCCGCTATGACGCGGCGCTGGCCGAAAAGATCGAGAAGTCGTGGCAGCGCACATGGGAGACGTCGGGGACGTTCCACACCCCGAACCCCACCGGAGACCTCAGCGAGCCCGCTTCCCAGGACACCCCGTCGCCATACAGCCCGCCTGCTGATCTCAGTGAGCGTGAATCCCTCTACATCATGGACATGTTCCCGTATCCCTCGGGCGCCGGCCTGCACGTCGGCCACCCCCTGGGATACCTAGGCACCGACGTCTACGGCCGCTACCAGCGGATGCGCGGCCACAACGTCATGCACGCCCTGTCCTACGACGCCTTCGGACTGCCCGCCGACCTCTACGCCGTCCAGACCGGGCAGCACCCGCGCATCACCACCGATGCCAACATCTCGAACATGACCGAGCAGCTGCGCCGCCTGGGCCTGGCGCACGATGTCCGCCGTCGCTTCGCCACGACCGATGACGAGTTCGTCAAGTGGACCCAGTGGATCTTCCTGCAGATCTTCAACTCCTGGTACGACCCCGAGGCGGACACCCCCGACGGCGAGGCCACAGGGCGGGCGCGCCCGATCGAGACGCTCATCGATCAGTTCGCCTCCGGGGCTCGTCCCACCCCGGACGGCCGCGCCTGGTCCGATCTGTCCGGGGCCGAACGCGAAGACGTTCTGCAGGGCTACCGTCTGGCCTATGTCTCCGAATCCCCGGTCAACTGGTGCCCGGGTCTGGGCACCGTGCTGGCCAACGAGGAGGTCACCGCCGAAGGGCTGTCCGAACGCGGCAACTACCCGGTCTTCACCCGCCGGCTGCGCCAGTGGAACATGCGCATCACCGCCTACGCCGACCGGCTCATCGACGACCTCGACGCCCTCGACTGGCCCAATGCGATCCACGCGATGCAGGTCAACTGGATCGGCCGCTCGAAGGGTGCGCTGCTGCGACTGCCCGTCGCCGGCGACGCGGCGTCCGAGATCGAGGTCTACACGACCCGACCGGACACCCTCTTCGGCGCCACGTACCTCGTGCTCAGCCCCGAGCACCCGCAGGTCGCGTCGCTGACCGGAACGGCTTGGGACGAATCCACGCCCGAATCCTGGCGCGGGCGTCAGGCCACCCCCGCCGAGGCGATCGCCGCCTACCAGCGTGCCGCCGCTGCGAAGACGGACGCCGACCGTCAGCAGAGCCGTGAGAAGACGGGCATCTTCACCGGCTCCTACGCACTCAACCCGGCCACCGGGGATGAGGTGCCGATCTTCGTCGCCGACTACGTCCTGATGGGCTACGGCACCGGTGCGATCATGGCCGTCCCGGCCGAGGACGCTCGTGACTGGGACTTCGCCAAGGCCTTCGGCCTGCCCTATATCCGCACCGTCCAGCCGCCGGCCGATCACGATGAGGACACCCCCTTCACCGGCACCGGCGTGATGATCAATTCCGCGAACGCCGAGATCGACATCAACGGCCTCGACATCACCGAGGCGAAGGCCGCTGTGACGACCTGGCTGGCAGGCAAGGGCCTGGCCACCGAGTCCACGCAGTACCGTCTGCGCGACTGGCTGTTCTCCCGGCAGCGGTACTGGGGCGAGCCGTTCCCGATCGTCTATGACGAGAACGGCACTCCCATCGCTCTGCCGGACGAAATGCTGCCCGTGCAGCTGCCCGAGGTCGACGACTTCGCCCCGCGCACCTACGCCCCCGATGACGCCGACAGCCGACCGGAACCCGCGCTGAGCCGCAACGCCGAGTGGACGAGTGTCGAACTCGACCTCGGCGACGGTCCGAAGACCTATCAGCGTGAGACGAACACGATGCCCAACTGGGCCGGTTCGTCGTGGTACCAGCTGCGCTATGCCGATCCGCACAACGACTCACGCCTCGTCGATCCGGCCAATGAGGAGTACTGGCTGGGTCCGCGTGCCTCGAAGCCGCGCGGCGGTGCCGACCTCTACGTCGGCGGTCAGGAGCACGCTGTGCTCCACCTGCTCTACGCGCGCTTCTGGCACAAGGTGCTCTTCGACCTCGGCCACATCTCGTCCTCCGAGCCGTTCCACCGGCTCGTCAATCAGGGGTACATCCAGGCCTACGCCTACACCGATGCCCGCGGTGTCTACGTTCCGGCCGCCGAGGTGGAGGAGCGCACCGAGAGCAATGGTGAGCTGACGTTCTGGTACGACGGCGCACAGGTCAACCGCGAGTACGGGAAGATCGGCAAGTCGCTGAAGAACTCCGTCATGCCCGATGAGATGTACGACGCCTACGGTGCCGACACCTTCCGCGTCTACGAGATGTCCATGGGCCCGCTGGAGCAGGATCGCCCCTGGGAGACCCGCGCCGTCGTCGGCGCTCACCGCTTCCTGCAGCGGGTCTGGCGCCTCTTCGTCGACGAGACCACCGGAGAGTCCGTGGTCCGCGCAGGCGAGGCCGATGACGAGTCGCTCAAGGTCCTCCACCAGGTCATCGACGGGGTGCGCGAGGATATGGACCATCTGCGCTTCAACACCGCGATCTCTAAGCTCATCGTGCTGACGAACCACGCGACGAAGCAGGGTGGGGCCACTCGTGACCTGCTCGAGCCGCTGACGGTCATGCTCGCTCCCTTCGCGCCGCACCTGGCCGAGGAGCTGTGGGCGCGTCTCGGCTACGAATCGACGGTCACCTACGCCGCATTCCCCGAGGTGGACCCGCGCTACCTCGTCGCCGATACCGTCACCTGCGTGGTGCAGGTCAAGGGCAAGGTGCGCGCCCGCCTTGAAGTCGACCCCGACATCGATGCAGCCGAGCTGGAGAAGCTCGCCCTGGAATCGCCGAACGCCGTCAAGGCACTCGGCGGGGCCGGGGTGCGCAAGGTCATCGTGCGCGCACCGAAGCTCGTCAACATCGTCCCCGACGCGTAA
- a CDS encoding UDP-glucose dehydrogenase family protein, with protein MKISVIGCGYLGAVHAAAMASLGHDVTGVDVDEAKVAALTSGRPPFFEPGLSELLVKAQDKGHLEFTTDISRAAEAVVHFVCVGTPQKPGEFAADVTYVDAAVDSLRPHLTPASVVVGKSTVPVGTADRLAKVIVETGAVMMWNPEFLREGHAVDDTLHPNRLVYGVAEGADGQHAAEVLDEVYATMLAEDTPRMITDFATAELVKTAANSFLATKISFINAMAELCEASGADVTQLADAIGIDDRIGRKFLNAGLGFGGGCLPKDIRAFMARAGELGADQAVAFLKEIDSINMRRRVRMVDIARDALGGSFIGKKITVLGAAFKPDSDDVRDSPALAVARLIATQGGIVTVTDPQAIGNAQRSFPELGYVADTSEALTGSDAVLLLTEWKEYRELDPAATAELVAGKVLVDGRNVLTPELWRGAGWTYRALGRP; from the coding sequence TTGAAGATTTCAGTCATCGGTTGCGGGTATCTGGGTGCGGTGCATGCGGCGGCCATGGCCTCGCTCGGCCACGATGTCACCGGCGTCGACGTCGACGAAGCCAAGGTTGCGGCCCTGACATCGGGTCGGCCGCCGTTCTTCGAACCAGGGCTGAGCGAACTGCTGGTCAAGGCTCAGGACAAGGGTCACCTCGAGTTCACCACCGATATCTCCCGTGCCGCCGAGGCGGTCGTGCACTTCGTGTGCGTGGGCACTCCGCAGAAGCCCGGCGAGTTCGCCGCCGATGTCACCTATGTCGATGCGGCCGTGGATTCGCTGCGTCCGCATCTGACTCCGGCGTCGGTGGTTGTGGGTAAGTCCACCGTCCCCGTGGGCACAGCGGACCGTCTCGCGAAGGTCATCGTGGAGACGGGCGCTGTGATGATGTGGAATCCCGAGTTCCTGCGCGAAGGCCACGCCGTCGACGACACTCTCCATCCGAACCGTCTCGTCTACGGCGTCGCCGAGGGCGCGGACGGGCAGCATGCGGCTGAGGTACTCGATGAGGTGTACGCGACGATGCTCGCCGAGGACACCCCGCGGATGATCACGGACTTCGCGACCGCGGAACTGGTGAAGACGGCGGCGAATTCGTTCCTGGCCACGAAGATCTCCTTCATCAACGCCATGGCCGAACTCTGTGAGGCCTCCGGCGCCGACGTCACCCAGCTCGCCGATGCGATCGGCATCGACGATCGGATCGGACGGAAGTTCCTCAACGCCGGACTCGGCTTCGGCGGAGGCTGCCTGCCCAAGGACATCCGTGCGTTCATGGCCCGGGCCGGTGAGCTCGGCGCCGATCAGGCGGTGGCGTTCCTCAAGGAGATCGATTCGATCAACATGCGCCGCCGTGTGCGCATGGTCGACATCGCCCGCGACGCCCTCGGCGGCTCGTTCATCGGCAAGAAGATCACGGTTCTGGGGGCGGCGTTCAAACCCGACAGCGACGACGTCCGCGACTCCCCGGCACTGGCCGTGGCCCGACTCATCGCCACGCAGGGCGGCATCGTCACCGTCACGGACCCGCAGGCCATCGGCAATGCGCAGCGTTCGTTCCCCGAACTCGGGTACGTCGCCGACACCTCGGAGGCACTGACCGGATCCGATGCGGTGCTGCTGCTGACCGAGTGGAAGGAATACCGAGAGCTTGATCCGGCGGCCACGGCCGAACTCGTGGCCGGTAAGGTCCTCGTCGACGGACGCAATGTGCTCACCCCGGAACTGTGGCGGGGTGCCGGTTGGACCTATCGCGCCCTGGGTCGTCCGTGA
- a CDS encoding DegV family protein, whose product MKVGLVTDSTAQLTASERNRLTEVTDGLFRVVPLTVLLGGIAYTDGELDPGVICRHLADGAEVTTSMATPDQFAVAFRELLENGAEAIIVVTMSGDLSGTRDSAVAAAADVPVLVEVVDSRTTSAGLAGAVSVAAAGIAAGEPVPSITGTVADWCASETVTIFAPETLEYLRRGGRIGAASSLLGRALQIVPVLGLKSGVVVPVARVRTRTKALSRMSMIAAEAAADFEVDPAALQAEIQQSEGLTDDRDVVELDRLLTSRGFTTSFRTLSPIITAHVGPGALGVSVQTKP is encoded by the coding sequence GTGAAGGTCGGACTCGTCACCGACTCCACGGCGCAGCTGACTGCGTCCGAGCGGAACCGGCTGACCGAGGTCACCGACGGTCTCTTCCGGGTCGTCCCGCTGACTGTGCTGTTGGGCGGCATCGCGTACACCGACGGCGAGCTCGATCCCGGCGTCATCTGCCGACATCTGGCCGACGGGGCTGAGGTCACGACGTCGATGGCCACCCCCGACCAGTTCGCCGTCGCGTTCCGGGAACTCCTCGAGAACGGCGCAGAGGCGATCATCGTCGTCACGATGTCCGGGGACCTCTCGGGCACGCGGGATTCAGCAGTGGCGGCCGCCGCCGACGTGCCCGTGCTCGTCGAGGTCGTCGACTCACGCACCACCTCGGCGGGACTGGCCGGGGCCGTGTCCGTCGCGGCCGCAGGCATCGCCGCCGGCGAGCCGGTGCCATCGATCACCGGCACCGTCGCCGACTGGTGTGCGAGCGAGACCGTGACGATCTTCGCCCCCGAAACCCTCGAATACCTTCGCCGAGGCGGCCGCATCGGAGCCGCGTCCTCCCTCCTCGGTCGGGCTCTGCAGATCGTGCCCGTGCTCGGTCTGAAATCGGGAGTGGTCGTTCCGGTCGCGCGCGTGCGCACCCGCACGAAGGCACTGTCCCGGATGAGCATGATCGCTGCCGAGGCCGCCGCCGACTTCGAGGTCGACCCCGCAGCGCTGCAGGCCGAGATCCAGCAGTCTGAGGGACTCACCGATGACCGGGATGTCGTCGAACTCGACCGGCTGCTGACCTCCCGCGGCTTCACGACGAGCTTCCGCACGCTCTCACCGATCATCACCGCCCACGTCGGTCCCGGCGCCCTCGGCGTTTCGGTGCAGACGAAGCCGTAA